GACGCTCGGCGGATGCCGGCGCTCCGAGGAGTCACCGACGCACACGACGAAGCTGAAGCGTCTGGAGCCAGGCCAGGAGGAGGCCCAGGACGAGCGCTTCATGACCGCCAAATCAGCCCCGGCGCCCCTCCCCGCCGCGCCCCCTCCAGCGCCTCCACCAGCGCCTCCTCCGGCCTCGGCCGCGCAGGTCTTCGGCCCGGGCAGCGGCGGTACCGCCCAGGGACTCGGCGGGCTCGGCCTCAAGGGCAGCGGGGGTGGAGGCGGAGGCGGTGACTCCATCGGCATCGGCTCCATCGGCACCCGGGGCCGGGGCGGAGGTGTCTCGTCCTACGGGGCGTCGGGCTCCGGCATGGGCGCCAGCGTCACCCTCAACGGAAGGGGCGGTGTGCGCGCCCCCACCGCCCGCTTCTCCGAGCCGCTCCCCGGCAACACCGAGCAGTACCGCGACCATGGGGTGAATGCCTTCGTCACCACCGCCGAGGACCGGCTGTCCACCTTCTCCATCGACGTGGACACCGCCTCCTATACCCTCGCGCGCCGCAAGCTCCTCGAGGGCACGCCGCCGCCCCGCGAGGCCGTGCGCGTGGAGGAGTTCCTCAACTACTTCCGCTACACCTACCCCGAGCCCGAGGGCGCCCCGCTCGCCGTGCACCTGGATGCCGCGCCCTCGCCCTTCACCCCCGGCCGCCACCTGCTGCGCGTGGGCGTCCAGGGCAAGCGCCTGAGCGTCTCCGAGCGCAAGCCCGCCCACCTCACCTTCCTGGTGGACGTCTCCGGCTCCATGCAGTCCCCCGACAAGCTGCCGCTCGCCAAACGCTCGCTGCGCATGCTCGTGGACAACCTGCGCGATGGCGACACCGTGGCGCTCGTCACCTACGCGGGCGGTGTGAAGCTCGCGCTGCCTCCCACCGGTCTGGAGCACAAGGCCCTCATCCACGCCGCCATCGAGGACCTCACCGCCGGTGGCTCCACCGCCATGGCCTCCGGCATCCAGCTCGCCTACCAGCAGGCCATGAAGAAGCTCGATGGAAGCTCCGTCTCGCGCGTCCTCATCCTCTCCGATGGCGACGCCAACGTGGGCCCGTCCTCCCACGAGGACATCCTCGAGCTCATCCGCGGCCACGTGAAGGAGGGCATCACCGTCACCACCGTGGGCTTCGGCATGGGCAACTACAAGGACACGCTCATGGAGCAGTTCGCCGACAAGGGCAATGGCAACCACTATTACGTGGACTCGCTCATGCAGGCGCGCCGCATCTTCCAGGAGCAGCTCGGCGGCACCCTGGAGGTCATCGCCCAGGACGTGAAGCTCCAGGTGGAGTTCGATCCCGCCCAGGTGGCACGCTATCGGCTGGTGGGCTACGAGAACCGCGACATCGCCGACCGCGACTTCCGCAACGACAAGGTGGACGCGGGAGAGATTGGCTCCGGCCACACCGTCACCGCGCTCTACGAGCTGGAGCTCAAGCCCGGCGCGGGCGAGGGCCTCGCCACCGTGCGCCTGCGGGCCAAGCGGCCCCGGGGCGAGACGGCAAAGGAGCACGCGTACCGCTTCCCCGCCGGGGCGCTCGCGGCCTCCTTCCCAGAGGCCTCCGTGGACCTGCGCTTCGCCACCGCCGTCATGGGCGCCGCCGAGCTGCTCCGCCACAGCCCCCACGCCGAGCGCTGGAGCTTCGACCAGGTGCTCGACATCGCCCGGGCCGCCACGCCCGCTGGCAACGCCGAGCGCGAGGAATTCGTGTCACTGCTCAAGCGCGCCCGCTCGCTGAGCAACGGCGTGGCCCTGCGGGACGGCAAGCCGGACGCGCCCTGAGCCGGTGTGCAGCCTCCAATCCCGCTGGAGGGGCACACTGGGGGCACATGCAGCCCAACCAGGTCAAGCCGCTCAGGGGCGCGAGCGGCCAGAGTTCGCTTGTCTCCCAGGGCTCACGAGAAGCCCGTGGGAGGCAGACGGTAGCGTGTGTCCTGGCGAGGTGTGGCTGGGGAGGTGTAAGAGGCCCGTCCGCCCGAGCAATCGCCGCCGCGCTCTTCCTGTAGCGCTCTGGCGCTGACGCATGTGTCGGAGGATGCGTTGGAGGAGAAGGAGAGGGAACCAGACTCGATGATCAGAACGGCGGTCCCATCAATCCGCTGACGCGGATCTCCTGCCGATTCATCGCCGGGATGAGCCGCTGCAACACTTCCTTTTGCTGAGCTGGATCCAGTTGCGCGAGGATCTCCCGCATCATTTGCGCATCCTGATTGGTCCAGCGCCGTGAGGAGAGCGCGGCATCGATCAGGCGATGGCCGCGGGCCAGCGCCTCGACGCTCTCCGGCGTGGGTTCCGGCGGCGTCGCATTGGCCGAGACTCGGGCGTTGGCCAGCTCTTCGCGGAGCGCCGCCAGTTCCTCCCGCACGATACGGCGGATGTCTGCTGCCTCGCAGCCGCTGGTGGCCACTGTCGCCATGGGCGTGACCGTGACGGCTGAAGGCGGTGTCGTGGGGCACGGCGGTGAGGGTGCCACCGCCTGTACGATGGTCTGGCTTGTCGGCGCTGTGCTGCGGCCGGCTCCGAAGCCGGCCGCAGCTACGGCGAGGAGGCAAAGAACCAAGGTCGGGTAACTCTTCATCGTGTCATACCTGAGGATGACGACTCGCGAACTCGGGACCCTCGC
The sequence above is drawn from the Archangium gephyra genome and encodes:
- a CDS encoding vWA domain-containing protein: MRRSPLAVTGVVCALTVGSWTLGGCRRSEESPTHTTKLKRLEPGQEEAQDERFMTAKSAPAPLPAAPPPAPPPAPPPASAAQVFGPGSGGTAQGLGGLGLKGSGGGGGGGDSIGIGSIGTRGRGGGVSSYGASGSGMGASVTLNGRGGVRAPTARFSEPLPGNTEQYRDHGVNAFVTTAEDRLSTFSIDVDTASYTLARRKLLEGTPPPREAVRVEEFLNYFRYTYPEPEGAPLAVHLDAAPSPFTPGRHLLRVGVQGKRLSVSERKPAHLTFLVDVSGSMQSPDKLPLAKRSLRMLVDNLRDGDTVALVTYAGGVKLALPPTGLEHKALIHAAIEDLTAGGSTAMASGIQLAYQQAMKKLDGSSVSRVLILSDGDANVGPSSHEDILELIRGHVKEGITVTTVGFGMGNYKDTLMEQFADKGNGNHYYVDSLMQARRIFQEQLGGTLEVIAQDVKLQVEFDPAQVARYRLVGYENRDIADRDFRNDKVDAGEIGSGHTVTALYELELKPGAGEGLATVRLRAKRPRGETAKEHAYRFPAGALAASFPEASVDLRFATAVMGAAELLRHSPHAERWSFDQVLDIARAATPAGNAEREEFVSLLKRARSLSNGVALRDGKPDAP